One region of Zingiber officinale cultivar Zhangliang chromosome 7B, Zo_v1.1, whole genome shotgun sequence genomic DNA includes:
- the LOC122007204 gene encoding kinesin-like protein KIN-4C isoform X1, with protein sequence MECQEEAKASQKECVKVAVNIRPLITTELLVGCTDCVTVVPGEPQVQIGSHGFTFDHVYGSSGSPYSSIFKECVLPLIEGLFHGYNATVLAYGQTGSGKTYTMGTNYTGEGNCGGIIPEVMETIFRKVDAMKATTEFLIRVSFIEIFKEEVFDLLDPQSHATTKTESAVVARPTSRAPIQIRETASGGIALAGVTEAEVRSKEEMASYLTRGSIARATASTNMNSQSSRSHAIFTIYMEQKKVSNECNGMAHNEVAGDDILLGKFHLVDLAGSERAKRTGADGLRLKEGIHINRGLLALGNVISALGDEKKRKEGGHVPYRDSKLTRLLQDSLGGNSKTVMIACISPADSNAEETINTLKYANRARNIQNKAMINRDPVAAEMQRMRSQLEQLQAELVFGRGGGASLEELQVLRHRISLLEASNAELRQELKDRQVSCDHLKQCAFDAQLEKDKLILKIELARNGKSWDEIDDTENDKEIDLLKGYASKIQELEADLIRAQSFSRPCKNLMMEFPTLDEAGPSCDARSFDDSSEAEEEEEQERDHTMLQRQLDKELQELDKRLEQKEAEMKQYTRPDTVFLKQHYEKKLLELEQEKKTLMKEIEELRFNLSSITCTSDDGAQKLKADYLQKLTMLETQVSELKKKQEAQTQLLRQKQKSDEAAKKLQEEIQRIKSQKVQLHHKMKQESEQFRSWKASREKEVLQLKKEGRRNEYEMHKLVALNQRQKMVLQRKTEEAALATKRLKELLDAKKSSRDVSAMGNANGPGIQALTKTIEDELEFMLQVHEVRSEYERQLQARAAMANERAKLKEETSDTPQTMSPSARTSRIFALDNMLKTSSTTLVAMASQLSEAEERERAFSGRGRWNQIRSLADAKNMMNYLFNLASTSRCQLYDKEVSCREKDSEVAELKDKVVKLNISKRQLEEQLMVTKNHMQKLTAQTNNNKKSDENSGPVACISEDGDSLPTKNKNSRRDKTFNQNVNNLDDMDISDSEMSFIFESEAEASDEDAYESDLDWVESGKKNRMKQSPIHQTRKSRSDESVSIAKSSETSNEEAVTKDEDSGFHPCCSCTRGSSCKTKRCECRALGSICSSYCGCIPSKCTNREDGEMMVDGDEMSVEIGRVHSHLDDDEKRKLISEGTRLLQSALSKKPDDKEVKPRMPLSDIKNVANQNPTSQARRKKWRKSTVQLVPTQPLPSSLPQNSESQRQREDVHPLRLPRAMESFPVDNNPPFGDKNTSRASELAAASDKETTRSMIPRRKSSDEKENHMQ encoded by the exons ATGGAGTGCCAGGAGGAGGCCAAGGCGTCGCAGAAGGAGTGTGTGAAGGTGGCCGTCAATATCCGGCCGCTCATCACCACAGAGCTCCTCGTGGGCTGCACCGATTGCGTCACTGTTGTTCCTGGGGAGCCACAG GTTCAAATTGGTTCTCATGGATTTACCTTTGATCATGTTTATGGGAGTTCAGGATCTCCATATTCCTCCATTTTCAAAGAATGTGTTCTTCCTTTAATAGAAGGACTCTTCCACGGATACAATGCCACCGTCCTTGCATATGGGCAG ACAGGCTCTGGTAAGACTTACACAATGGGGACGAATTATACTGGCGAAGGTAATTGTGGCGGTATTATACCAGAAGTAATGGAGACAATTTTCAGGAAAGTTGATGCTATGAAAGCCACTACTGAATTTTTAATTCGAGTTTCCTTTATTGAG ATTTTTAAGGAGGAAGTTTTCGACTTGTTAGATCCTCAATCTCATGCTACTACAAAAACTGAGAGCGCAGTTGTAGCAAGGCCAACTTCTAGAGCTCCCATCCAAATCAGAGAGACAGCTAGTGGTGGGATTGCCCTTGCAGGTGTTACTGAAGCAGAAGTGAGATCAAAGGAAGAAATGGCATCATATCTGACTCGTGGATCAATTGCTCGCGCAACTGCAAGTACAAACATGAATAGTCAGTCAAG TCGTTCACATGCCATTTTCACAATATACATGGAACAAAAGAAAGTTAGTAATGAATGTAATGGAATGGCTCACAATGAAGTAGCTGGTGATGACATATTACTTGGAAAGTTTCACTTAGTGGATCTTGCTGGATCTGAACGTGCCAAACGAACTGGGGCTGATGGACTTAGACTTAAAGAAG GCATACATATAAATAGGGGTTTGCTGGCTCTTGGCAACGTGATCAGTGCACTTGGggatgaaaaaaagagaaaagaaggaggacATGTCCCTTATCGTGATAGCAAGTTAACTCGTCTTTTGCAA GACTCTCTTGGTGGCAATAGCAAAACAGTGATGATAG CTTGTATTAGCCCTGCCGACTCCAATGCAGAAGAGACTATTAATACTCTTAAATATGCCAATCGTGCAAGGAATATCCAGAACAAAGCAATG ATAAACCGTGATCCAGTTGCTGCTGAAATGCAAAGAATGCGTAGCCAATTGGAGCAATTACAAGCCGAATTGGTTTTTGGTCGTGGTGGAGGTGCATCTTTGGAGGAACTTCAG GTTCTTCGTCACAGAATATCATTGCTTGAGGCAAGCAATGCAGAACTCCGCCAGGAGTTGAAGGATCGACAAGTTTCTTGTGACCACTTAAAGCAATGTGCCTTTGATGCTCAG CTAGAAAAGGATAAACTAATTTTGAAGATTGAATTAGCTCGCAATGGAAAGTCTTGGGATGAAATTGATGATACCGAAAACGATAAG GAAATAGATCTTCTGAAAGGTTATGCTTCAAAAATTCAAGAGTTGGAAGCGGATTTGATACGGGCTCAAAGCTTTTCTCGTCCTTGCAAAAATCTTATGATGGAATTTCCCACTTTGGATGAGGCAGGCCCAAGTTGCGATGCAAGAAGTTTTGATGATTCCA GTGaagcggaagaagaagaagaacaggagAGGGACCACACCATGCTCCAACGTCAACTTGATAAGGAGCTTCAGGAGTTGGACAAACGACTCGAGCAAAAGGAG GCGGAAATGAAGCAATACACAAGGCCTGATACAGTGTTTCTCAAGCAACATTATGAAAAGAAACTTTTGGAGCTGGAGCAGGAAAAGAAAACACTTATG AAAGAGATTGAGGAACTTCGTTTCAACCTTTCAAGTATCACATGTACTTCTGATGATGGTGCTCAAAAGCTCAAGGCAGATTATCTTCAGAAGTTGACTATGCTGGAAACTCAG GTATCTGAattgaagaagaagcaagaggcacAAACTCAATTATTACGACAGAAGCAGAAGAGTGATGAAGCAGCTAAAAAActacaagaagaaattcaaaggATAAAATCTCAGAAG GTCCAATTGCACCATAAAATGAAGCAAGAATCCGAGCAATTTAGGTCCTGGAAGGCTTCGCGTGAAAAGGAGGTTCTGCAG CTTAAGAAGGAAGGTCGAAGGAATGAATATGAAATGCACAAGCTAGTGGCTTTGAATCAACGACAAAAAATG GTCTTGCAAAGGAAGACTGAAGAAGCTGCTTTGGCTACCAAAAGATTGAAGGAACTGCTAGATGCAAAAAAGTCCTCTCGCGATGTGTCTG CTATGGGAAATGCAAACGGTCCTGGAATACAG GCTTTGACGAAAACTATAGAGGATGAACTTGAGTTCATGCTACAAGTGCATGAAGTAAGATCAGAGTATGAGAGGCAGCTACAAGC AAGGGCGGCAATGGCTAACGAGAGAGCAAAGCTTAAGGAAGAAACTAGTGACACTCCTCAAACAATGTCACCAAGCGCCAGAACTTCAAGGATTTTCGCTCTTGATAACATGTTGAAAACTTCATCCACTACTTTGGTCGCCATGGCTTCACAATTATCGGAAGCTGAGGAGCGCGAACGGGCTTTTAGTGGCAGAGGACGATGGAATCAAATTAGATCACTTGCCGATGCTAAAAATATGATGAACTATTTGTTTAATCTGGCATCAACATCAAG ATGTCAGTTGTATGATAAGGAGGTGAGCTGCAGAGAGAAGGATTCTGAAGTAGCTGAACTCAAGGACAAGGTAGTCAAACTCAATATATCAAAGAGACAGCTAGAGGAACAATTGATGGTGACCAAGAACCACATGCAG AAATTAACTGCACAGACAAATAATAACAAGAAATCTGATGAAAACTCTGGACCCGTTGCCTGCATCTCTGAGGATGGAGATTCTTTGCCTACCAAGAACAAG AACTCACGTAGAGATAAGACTTTCAATCAAAATGTCAACAACCTGGATGATATGGATATATCAGACTCCGAGATGTCTTTCATATTTGAATCTGAAGCTGAGGCATCAGATGAAGATGCTTACGAATCTGACTTAGATTGGGTAGAATCAGGGAAGAAAAACCGGATGAAGCAATCACCAATCCATCAAACTCGAAAATCTAGATCGGATGAAAGTGTTTCTATTGCCAAATCTTCAGAGACTTCAAATGAAGAGGCAGTGACCAAGGATGAAGATTCTGGGTTTCATCCTTGCTGTTCTTGCACAAGAGGCTCATCTTGTAAAACGAAGAGATGCGAGTGCCGAGCTCTAGGGAGTATTTGCAGTAGCTACTGCGGATGCATTCCTTCGAAATGCACTAATAGAGAAGATGGAGAAATGATGGTCGATGGGGATGAAATGTCAGTGGAAATCGGCAGAGTTCATAGCCATTTAGATGATGATGAGAAGAGAAAATTGATATCAGAAGGAACAAGGCTGCTGCAGAGTGCACTGAGCAAGAAACCAGATGACAAGGAAGTCAAGCCGAGAATGCCATTATCTGATATCAAAAATGTG GCTAACCAGAACCCGACCTCACAAGCCCGGCGCAAGAAATGGCGCAAGTCGACCGTCCAGCTAGTTCCAACTCAGCCTCTCCCATCCTCCTTGCCACAAAACAGTGAAAGCCAAAGGCAAAGGGAAGATGTTCATCCTCTAAGACTCCCCCGAGCAATGGAGTCGTTTCCGGTCGACAATAACCCTCCGTTCGGCGATAAGAACACGTCCAGAGCTAGTGAATTGGCCGCGGCAAGCGATAAAGAAACAACAAGAAGCATGATTCCTCGACGAAAATCATCCGACGAGAAAGAGAACCACATGCAGTAG
- the LOC122007204 gene encoding kinesin-like protein KIN-4C isoform X2 → MCSSFNRRTLPRIQCHRPCIWAGSGKTYTMGTNYTGEGNCGGIIPEVMETIFRKVDAMKATTEFLIRVSFIEIFKEEVFDLLDPQSHATTKTESAVVARPTSRAPIQIRETASGGIALAGVTEAEVRSKEEMASYLTRGSIARATASTNMNSQSSRSHAIFTIYMEQKKVSNECNGMAHNEVAGDDILLGKFHLVDLAGSERAKRTGADGLRLKEGIHINRGLLALGNVISALGDEKKRKEGGHVPYRDSKLTRLLQDSLGGNSKTVMIACISPADSNAEETINTLKYANRARNIQNKAMINRDPVAAEMQRMRSQLEQLQAELVFGRGGGASLEELQVLRHRISLLEASNAELRQELKDRQVSCDHLKQCAFDAQLEKDKLILKIELARNGKSWDEIDDTENDKEIDLLKGYASKIQELEADLIRAQSFSRPCKNLMMEFPTLDEAGPSCDARSFDDSSEAEEEEEQERDHTMLQRQLDKELQELDKRLEQKEAEMKQYTRPDTVFLKQHYEKKLLELEQEKKTLMKEIEELRFNLSSITCTSDDGAQKLKADYLQKLTMLETQVSELKKKQEAQTQLLRQKQKSDEAAKKLQEEIQRIKSQKVQLHHKMKQESEQFRSWKASREKEVLQLKKEGRRNEYEMHKLVALNQRQKMVLQRKTEEAALATKRLKELLDAKKSSRDVSAMGNANGPGIQALTKTIEDELEFMLQVHEVRSEYERQLQARAAMANERAKLKEETSDTPQTMSPSARTSRIFALDNMLKTSSTTLVAMASQLSEAEERERAFSGRGRWNQIRSLADAKNMMNYLFNLASTSRCQLYDKEVSCREKDSEVAELKDKVVKLNISKRQLEEQLMVTKNHMQKLTAQTNNNKKSDENSGPVACISEDGDSLPTKNKNSRRDKTFNQNVNNLDDMDISDSEMSFIFESEAEASDEDAYESDLDWVESGKKNRMKQSPIHQTRKSRSDESVSIAKSSETSNEEAVTKDEDSGFHPCCSCTRGSSCKTKRCECRALGSICSSYCGCIPSKCTNREDGEMMVDGDEMSVEIGRVHSHLDDDEKRKLISEGTRLLQSALSKKPDDKEVKPRMPLSDIKNVANQNPTSQARRKKWRKSTVQLVPTQPLPSSLPQNSESQRQREDVHPLRLPRAMESFPVDNNPPFGDKNTSRASELAAASDKETTRSMIPRRKSSDEKENHMQ, encoded by the exons ATGTGTTCTTCCTTTAATAGAAGGACTCTTCCACGGATACAATGCCACCGTCCTTGCATATGGGCAG GCTCTGGTAAGACTTACACAATGGGGACGAATTATACTGGCGAAGGTAATTGTGGCGGTATTATACCAGAAGTAATGGAGACAATTTTCAGGAAAGTTGATGCTATGAAAGCCACTACTGAATTTTTAATTCGAGTTTCCTTTATTGAG ATTTTTAAGGAGGAAGTTTTCGACTTGTTAGATCCTCAATCTCATGCTACTACAAAAACTGAGAGCGCAGTTGTAGCAAGGCCAACTTCTAGAGCTCCCATCCAAATCAGAGAGACAGCTAGTGGTGGGATTGCCCTTGCAGGTGTTACTGAAGCAGAAGTGAGATCAAAGGAAGAAATGGCATCATATCTGACTCGTGGATCAATTGCTCGCGCAACTGCAAGTACAAACATGAATAGTCAGTCAAG TCGTTCACATGCCATTTTCACAATATACATGGAACAAAAGAAAGTTAGTAATGAATGTAATGGAATGGCTCACAATGAAGTAGCTGGTGATGACATATTACTTGGAAAGTTTCACTTAGTGGATCTTGCTGGATCTGAACGTGCCAAACGAACTGGGGCTGATGGACTTAGACTTAAAGAAG GCATACATATAAATAGGGGTTTGCTGGCTCTTGGCAACGTGATCAGTGCACTTGGggatgaaaaaaagagaaaagaaggaggacATGTCCCTTATCGTGATAGCAAGTTAACTCGTCTTTTGCAA GACTCTCTTGGTGGCAATAGCAAAACAGTGATGATAG CTTGTATTAGCCCTGCCGACTCCAATGCAGAAGAGACTATTAATACTCTTAAATATGCCAATCGTGCAAGGAATATCCAGAACAAAGCAATG ATAAACCGTGATCCAGTTGCTGCTGAAATGCAAAGAATGCGTAGCCAATTGGAGCAATTACAAGCCGAATTGGTTTTTGGTCGTGGTGGAGGTGCATCTTTGGAGGAACTTCAG GTTCTTCGTCACAGAATATCATTGCTTGAGGCAAGCAATGCAGAACTCCGCCAGGAGTTGAAGGATCGACAAGTTTCTTGTGACCACTTAAAGCAATGTGCCTTTGATGCTCAG CTAGAAAAGGATAAACTAATTTTGAAGATTGAATTAGCTCGCAATGGAAAGTCTTGGGATGAAATTGATGATACCGAAAACGATAAG GAAATAGATCTTCTGAAAGGTTATGCTTCAAAAATTCAAGAGTTGGAAGCGGATTTGATACGGGCTCAAAGCTTTTCTCGTCCTTGCAAAAATCTTATGATGGAATTTCCCACTTTGGATGAGGCAGGCCCAAGTTGCGATGCAAGAAGTTTTGATGATTCCA GTGaagcggaagaagaagaagaacaggagAGGGACCACACCATGCTCCAACGTCAACTTGATAAGGAGCTTCAGGAGTTGGACAAACGACTCGAGCAAAAGGAG GCGGAAATGAAGCAATACACAAGGCCTGATACAGTGTTTCTCAAGCAACATTATGAAAAGAAACTTTTGGAGCTGGAGCAGGAAAAGAAAACACTTATG AAAGAGATTGAGGAACTTCGTTTCAACCTTTCAAGTATCACATGTACTTCTGATGATGGTGCTCAAAAGCTCAAGGCAGATTATCTTCAGAAGTTGACTATGCTGGAAACTCAG GTATCTGAattgaagaagaagcaagaggcacAAACTCAATTATTACGACAGAAGCAGAAGAGTGATGAAGCAGCTAAAAAActacaagaagaaattcaaaggATAAAATCTCAGAAG GTCCAATTGCACCATAAAATGAAGCAAGAATCCGAGCAATTTAGGTCCTGGAAGGCTTCGCGTGAAAAGGAGGTTCTGCAG CTTAAGAAGGAAGGTCGAAGGAATGAATATGAAATGCACAAGCTAGTGGCTTTGAATCAACGACAAAAAATG GTCTTGCAAAGGAAGACTGAAGAAGCTGCTTTGGCTACCAAAAGATTGAAGGAACTGCTAGATGCAAAAAAGTCCTCTCGCGATGTGTCTG CTATGGGAAATGCAAACGGTCCTGGAATACAG GCTTTGACGAAAACTATAGAGGATGAACTTGAGTTCATGCTACAAGTGCATGAAGTAAGATCAGAGTATGAGAGGCAGCTACAAGC AAGGGCGGCAATGGCTAACGAGAGAGCAAAGCTTAAGGAAGAAACTAGTGACACTCCTCAAACAATGTCACCAAGCGCCAGAACTTCAAGGATTTTCGCTCTTGATAACATGTTGAAAACTTCATCCACTACTTTGGTCGCCATGGCTTCACAATTATCGGAAGCTGAGGAGCGCGAACGGGCTTTTAGTGGCAGAGGACGATGGAATCAAATTAGATCACTTGCCGATGCTAAAAATATGATGAACTATTTGTTTAATCTGGCATCAACATCAAG ATGTCAGTTGTATGATAAGGAGGTGAGCTGCAGAGAGAAGGATTCTGAAGTAGCTGAACTCAAGGACAAGGTAGTCAAACTCAATATATCAAAGAGACAGCTAGAGGAACAATTGATGGTGACCAAGAACCACATGCAG AAATTAACTGCACAGACAAATAATAACAAGAAATCTGATGAAAACTCTGGACCCGTTGCCTGCATCTCTGAGGATGGAGATTCTTTGCCTACCAAGAACAAG AACTCACGTAGAGATAAGACTTTCAATCAAAATGTCAACAACCTGGATGATATGGATATATCAGACTCCGAGATGTCTTTCATATTTGAATCTGAAGCTGAGGCATCAGATGAAGATGCTTACGAATCTGACTTAGATTGGGTAGAATCAGGGAAGAAAAACCGGATGAAGCAATCACCAATCCATCAAACTCGAAAATCTAGATCGGATGAAAGTGTTTCTATTGCCAAATCTTCAGAGACTTCAAATGAAGAGGCAGTGACCAAGGATGAAGATTCTGGGTTTCATCCTTGCTGTTCTTGCACAAGAGGCTCATCTTGTAAAACGAAGAGATGCGAGTGCCGAGCTCTAGGGAGTATTTGCAGTAGCTACTGCGGATGCATTCCTTCGAAATGCACTAATAGAGAAGATGGAGAAATGATGGTCGATGGGGATGAAATGTCAGTGGAAATCGGCAGAGTTCATAGCCATTTAGATGATGATGAGAAGAGAAAATTGATATCAGAAGGAACAAGGCTGCTGCAGAGTGCACTGAGCAAGAAACCAGATGACAAGGAAGTCAAGCCGAGAATGCCATTATCTGATATCAAAAATGTG GCTAACCAGAACCCGACCTCACAAGCCCGGCGCAAGAAATGGCGCAAGTCGACCGTCCAGCTAGTTCCAACTCAGCCTCTCCCATCCTCCTTGCCACAAAACAGTGAAAGCCAAAGGCAAAGGGAAGATGTTCATCCTCTAAGACTCCCCCGAGCAATGGAGTCGTTTCCGGTCGACAATAACCCTCCGTTCGGCGATAAGAACACGTCCAGAGCTAGTGAATTGGCCGCGGCAAGCGATAAAGAAACAACAAGAAGCATGATTCCTCGACGAAAATCATCCGACGAGAAAGAGAACCACATGCAGTAG
- the LOC122007204 gene encoding kinesin-like protein KIN-4C isoform X3: protein MECQEEAKASQKECVKVAVNIRPLITTELLVGCTDCVTVVPGEPQVQIGSHGFTFDHVYGSSGSPYSSIFKECVLPLIEGLFHGYNATVLAYGQTGSGKTYTMGTNYTGEGNCGGIIPEVMETIFRKVDAMKATTEFLIRVSFIEIFKEEVFDLLDPQSHATTKTESAVVARPTSRAPIQIRETASGGIALAGVTEAEVRSKEEMASYLTRGSIARATASTNMNSQSSRSHAIFTIYMEQKKVSNECNGMAHNEVAGDDILLGKFHLVDLAGSERAKRTGADGLRLKEGIHINRGLLALGNVISALGDEKKRKEGGHVPYRDSKLTRLLQDSLGGNSKTVMIACISPADSNAEETINTLKYANRARNIQNKAMINRDPVAAEMQRMRSQLEQLQAELVFGRGGGASLEELQVLRHRISLLEASNAELRQELKDRQVSCDHLKQCAFDAQLEKDKLILKIELARNGKSWDEIDDTENDKEIDLLKGYASKIQELEADLIRAQSFSRPCKNLMMEFPTLDEAGPSCDARSFDDSSEAEEEEEQERDHTMLQRQLDKELQELDKRLEQKEAEMKQYTRPDTVFLKQHYEKKLLELEQEKKTLMKEIEELRFNLSSITCTSDDGAQKLKADYLQKLTMLETQVSELKKKQEAQTQLLRQKQKSDEAAKKLQEEIQRIKSQKVQLHHKMKQESEQFRSWKASREKEVLQLKKEGRRNEYEMHKLVALNQRQKMVLQRKTEEAALATKRLKELLDAKKSSRDVSAMGNANGPGIQALTKTIEDELEFMLQVHEVRSEYERQLQACQLYDKEVSCREKDSEVAELKDKVVKLNISKRQLEEQLMVTKNHMQKLTAQTNNNKKSDENSGPVACISEDGDSLPTKNKNSRRDKTFNQNVNNLDDMDISDSEMSFIFESEAEASDEDAYESDLDWVESGKKNRMKQSPIHQTRKSRSDESVSIAKSSETSNEEAVTKDEDSGFHPCCSCTRGSSCKTKRCECRALGSICSSYCGCIPSKCTNREDGEMMVDGDEMSVEIGRVHSHLDDDEKRKLISEGTRLLQSALSKKPDDKEVKPRMPLSDIKNVANQNPTSQARRKKWRKSTVQLVPTQPLPSSLPQNSESQRQREDVHPLRLPRAMESFPVDNNPPFGDKNTSRASELAAASDKETTRSMIPRRKSSDEKENHMQ, encoded by the exons ATGGAGTGCCAGGAGGAGGCCAAGGCGTCGCAGAAGGAGTGTGTGAAGGTGGCCGTCAATATCCGGCCGCTCATCACCACAGAGCTCCTCGTGGGCTGCACCGATTGCGTCACTGTTGTTCCTGGGGAGCCACAG GTTCAAATTGGTTCTCATGGATTTACCTTTGATCATGTTTATGGGAGTTCAGGATCTCCATATTCCTCCATTTTCAAAGAATGTGTTCTTCCTTTAATAGAAGGACTCTTCCACGGATACAATGCCACCGTCCTTGCATATGGGCAG ACAGGCTCTGGTAAGACTTACACAATGGGGACGAATTATACTGGCGAAGGTAATTGTGGCGGTATTATACCAGAAGTAATGGAGACAATTTTCAGGAAAGTTGATGCTATGAAAGCCACTACTGAATTTTTAATTCGAGTTTCCTTTATTGAG ATTTTTAAGGAGGAAGTTTTCGACTTGTTAGATCCTCAATCTCATGCTACTACAAAAACTGAGAGCGCAGTTGTAGCAAGGCCAACTTCTAGAGCTCCCATCCAAATCAGAGAGACAGCTAGTGGTGGGATTGCCCTTGCAGGTGTTACTGAAGCAGAAGTGAGATCAAAGGAAGAAATGGCATCATATCTGACTCGTGGATCAATTGCTCGCGCAACTGCAAGTACAAACATGAATAGTCAGTCAAG TCGTTCACATGCCATTTTCACAATATACATGGAACAAAAGAAAGTTAGTAATGAATGTAATGGAATGGCTCACAATGAAGTAGCTGGTGATGACATATTACTTGGAAAGTTTCACTTAGTGGATCTTGCTGGATCTGAACGTGCCAAACGAACTGGGGCTGATGGACTTAGACTTAAAGAAG GCATACATATAAATAGGGGTTTGCTGGCTCTTGGCAACGTGATCAGTGCACTTGGggatgaaaaaaagagaaaagaaggaggacATGTCCCTTATCGTGATAGCAAGTTAACTCGTCTTTTGCAA GACTCTCTTGGTGGCAATAGCAAAACAGTGATGATAG CTTGTATTAGCCCTGCCGACTCCAATGCAGAAGAGACTATTAATACTCTTAAATATGCCAATCGTGCAAGGAATATCCAGAACAAAGCAATG ATAAACCGTGATCCAGTTGCTGCTGAAATGCAAAGAATGCGTAGCCAATTGGAGCAATTACAAGCCGAATTGGTTTTTGGTCGTGGTGGAGGTGCATCTTTGGAGGAACTTCAG GTTCTTCGTCACAGAATATCATTGCTTGAGGCAAGCAATGCAGAACTCCGCCAGGAGTTGAAGGATCGACAAGTTTCTTGTGACCACTTAAAGCAATGTGCCTTTGATGCTCAG CTAGAAAAGGATAAACTAATTTTGAAGATTGAATTAGCTCGCAATGGAAAGTCTTGGGATGAAATTGATGATACCGAAAACGATAAG GAAATAGATCTTCTGAAAGGTTATGCTTCAAAAATTCAAGAGTTGGAAGCGGATTTGATACGGGCTCAAAGCTTTTCTCGTCCTTGCAAAAATCTTATGATGGAATTTCCCACTTTGGATGAGGCAGGCCCAAGTTGCGATGCAAGAAGTTTTGATGATTCCA GTGaagcggaagaagaagaagaacaggagAGGGACCACACCATGCTCCAACGTCAACTTGATAAGGAGCTTCAGGAGTTGGACAAACGACTCGAGCAAAAGGAG GCGGAAATGAAGCAATACACAAGGCCTGATACAGTGTTTCTCAAGCAACATTATGAAAAGAAACTTTTGGAGCTGGAGCAGGAAAAGAAAACACTTATG AAAGAGATTGAGGAACTTCGTTTCAACCTTTCAAGTATCACATGTACTTCTGATGATGGTGCTCAAAAGCTCAAGGCAGATTATCTTCAGAAGTTGACTATGCTGGAAACTCAG GTATCTGAattgaagaagaagcaagaggcacAAACTCAATTATTACGACAGAAGCAGAAGAGTGATGAAGCAGCTAAAAAActacaagaagaaattcaaaggATAAAATCTCAGAAG GTCCAATTGCACCATAAAATGAAGCAAGAATCCGAGCAATTTAGGTCCTGGAAGGCTTCGCGTGAAAAGGAGGTTCTGCAG CTTAAGAAGGAAGGTCGAAGGAATGAATATGAAATGCACAAGCTAGTGGCTTTGAATCAACGACAAAAAATG GTCTTGCAAAGGAAGACTGAAGAAGCTGCTTTGGCTACCAAAAGATTGAAGGAACTGCTAGATGCAAAAAAGTCCTCTCGCGATGTGTCTG CTATGGGAAATGCAAACGGTCCTGGAATACAG GCTTTGACGAAAACTATAGAGGATGAACTTGAGTTCATGCTACAAGTGCATGAAGTAAGATCAGAGTATGAGAGGCAGCTACAAGC ATGTCAGTTGTATGATAAGGAGGTGAGCTGCAGAGAGAAGGATTCTGAAGTAGCTGAACTCAAGGACAAGGTAGTCAAACTCAATATATCAAAGAGACAGCTAGAGGAACAATTGATGGTGACCAAGAACCACATGCAG AAATTAACTGCACAGACAAATAATAACAAGAAATCTGATGAAAACTCTGGACCCGTTGCCTGCATCTCTGAGGATGGAGATTCTTTGCCTACCAAGAACAAG AACTCACGTAGAGATAAGACTTTCAATCAAAATGTCAACAACCTGGATGATATGGATATATCAGACTCCGAGATGTCTTTCATATTTGAATCTGAAGCTGAGGCATCAGATGAAGATGCTTACGAATCTGACTTAGATTGGGTAGAATCAGGGAAGAAAAACCGGATGAAGCAATCACCAATCCATCAAACTCGAAAATCTAGATCGGATGAAAGTGTTTCTATTGCCAAATCTTCAGAGACTTCAAATGAAGAGGCAGTGACCAAGGATGAAGATTCTGGGTTTCATCCTTGCTGTTCTTGCACAAGAGGCTCATCTTGTAAAACGAAGAGATGCGAGTGCCGAGCTCTAGGGAGTATTTGCAGTAGCTACTGCGGATGCATTCCTTCGAAATGCACTAATAGAGAAGATGGAGAAATGATGGTCGATGGGGATGAAATGTCAGTGGAAATCGGCAGAGTTCATAGCCATTTAGATGATGATGAGAAGAGAAAATTGATATCAGAAGGAACAAGGCTGCTGCAGAGTGCACTGAGCAAGAAACCAGATGACAAGGAAGTCAAGCCGAGAATGCCATTATCTGATATCAAAAATGTG GCTAACCAGAACCCGACCTCACAAGCCCGGCGCAAGAAATGGCGCAAGTCGACCGTCCAGCTAGTTCCAACTCAGCCTCTCCCATCCTCCTTGCCACAAAACAGTGAAAGCCAAAGGCAAAGGGAAGATGTTCATCCTCTAAGACTCCCCCGAGCAATGGAGTCGTTTCCGGTCGACAATAACCCTCCGTTCGGCGATAAGAACACGTCCAGAGCTAGTGAATTGGCCGCGGCAAGCGATAAAGAAACAACAAGAAGCATGATTCCTCGACGAAAATCATCCGACGAGAAAGAGAACCACATGCAGTAG